In Oxobacter pfennigii, a genomic segment contains:
- the gatB gene encoding Asp-tRNA(Asn)/Glu-tRNA(Gln) amidotransferase subunit GatB has product MSYEVVCGIETHIELNTDTKIFCNCTTAFGGDPNTHCCPVCTGQPGSLPVLNKKVVEYAVRAGLAVNCKVNTISHMDRKNYVYPDLPKAYQISQYDEPLCENGYIILDSGKRIGITRIHIEEDAGKLIHEDGYTYIDYNRGGVPLIEIVSEPDISSPEEAKEYAEKLQLIMRYVGISDCKMQEGSMRCDVNVSLRKFGSNEFGTRTETKNINSLNFIQKAMYAEIERQTDILDAGGTITQDTMRYDDVTDTISPMREKENSDDYRYFPDPDIIRFEVPQAKIDEIKASLPELPFDKLKRYIDGLELPEMTAKHMYRYRKVCEFFEEALKLGAGVKNASNLITGTIYATLDTEEDKENFEIKVSPSQFAELVKLLDEKKINFKMAQTTLQEMLVSGNPASNYIKAEDMEGVSDDEITKFCQEAIDANPKAVEDIKSGKDKAINVMFGYIMKQTKGKADVKKAEAIIRDLISKM; this is encoded by the coding sequence ATGAGCTACGAAGTAGTATGCGGAATTGAAACTCATATTGAGCTTAACACCGATACAAAGATATTCTGCAATTGCACCACTGCCTTTGGCGGCGACCCTAACACTCACTGCTGCCCCGTTTGCACAGGCCAGCCGGGTTCACTTCCCGTTTTAAACAAAAAAGTTGTGGAGTATGCAGTCAGAGCAGGCCTGGCGGTAAACTGCAAAGTCAATACCATATCCCACATGGACAGAAAGAATTACGTTTATCCTGATTTGCCCAAGGCATATCAGATTTCACAATATGACGAGCCTCTTTGCGAAAATGGCTACATAATATTGGACAGCGGCAAGAGAATCGGCATCACCCGTATCCACATTGAAGAAGATGCCGGAAAGCTTATTCATGAAGACGGCTACACCTACATTGACTACAACCGCGGCGGCGTCCCTTTAATTGAAATAGTATCCGAACCGGATATATCCTCCCCGGAGGAAGCAAAGGAATACGCCGAAAAGCTGCAGCTTATAATGCGCTATGTAGGTATTTCCGACTGCAAGATGCAGGAAGGCTCCATGCGCTGCGACGTTAACGTATCCCTGCGCAAATTCGGCTCAAATGAATTCGGTACCAGGACGGAAACTAAAAATATCAACTCTTTAAACTTCATTCAAAAGGCAATGTATGCTGAAATCGAGAGGCAGACAGACATACTGGATGCCGGCGGAACAATCACCCAGGACACTATGAGATACGATGATGTAACTGATACTATCTCTCCTATGCGTGAAAAGGAAAACTCCGATGATTACCGTTATTTCCCCGACCCGGACATCATTCGCTTTGAAGTACCGCAAGCTAAGATAGATGAGATAAAGGCTTCACTCCCTGAGCTTCCCTTTGATAAGCTTAAAAGATATATAGATGGGCTGGAACTTCCGGAAATGACGGCAAAGCATATGTACAGATACAGAAAAGTGTGTGAATTCTTCGAGGAAGCGCTTAAATTAGGTGCCGGTGTTAAAAACGCCTCCAACCTCATAACAGGCACGATTTACGCAACCTTGGACACCGAAGAAGACAAGGAAAACTTTGAAATAAAGGTTTCCCCTTCCCAGTTTGCAGAGCTTGTAAAGCTATTGGATGAAAAGAAAATAAACTTTAAAATGGCACAGACCACCCTGCAGGAGATGCTAGTTAGCGGCAATCCGGCAAGTAATTACATCAAGGCAGAAGACATGGAAGGCGTATCTGATGATGAAATAACAAAGTTCTGTCAGGAAGCCATTGACGCTAACCCCAAAGCCGTTGAAGATATCAAATCCGGCAAAGACAAAGCCATCAACGTCATGTTTGGCTACATCATGAAGCAGACCAAGGGCAAAGCCGATGTAAAAAAGGCAGAAGCTATAATAAGGGATTTGATCAGTAAGATGTAA
- a CDS encoding Txe/YoeB family addiction module toxin, whose product MNKFFSDIAWGHYLYWQLEDKKILRKINELIRDIERNGNEGIGKPEPLKHELSGYWSRRITDVHRLIYSIEEDTIYIASCKGHY is encoded by the coding sequence ATGAATAAATTTTTTTCAGATATTGCATGGGGGCATTATTTATATTGGCAATTAGAAGATAAAAAAATTCTTAGAAAAATTAATGAACTTATACGAGATATCGAAAGAAACGGTAACGAGGGAATAGGTAAGCCGGAGCCATTAAAACATGAATTATCAGGATACTGGAGTCGGCGTATTACCGATGTTCATCGATTGATATATAGTATAGAGGAAGATACTATATATATTGCTAGTTGCAAAGGTCATTATTAA
- a CDS encoding type II toxin-antitoxin system Phd/YefM family antitoxin has product MIAISYSAVRQKFKDYCDKVTKDFETIIITRERGDNVVMLSEAEYNNLLENLYVRSDPKYYNELLQSIEQLKKGKRQKRDLIDE; this is encoded by the coding sequence ATGATAGCTATTAGTTATTCAGCTGTAAGACAGAAATTCAAAGATTATTGTGATAAGGTCACAAAGGACTTTGAAACAATTATTATTACCCGTGAACGTGGAGATAATGTTGTTATGTTATCTGAAGCAGAATACAACAATCTTTTAGAGAATCTCTATGTCAGAAGTGATCCCAAATACTATAATGAGCTTTTACAGTCCATTGAACAACTGAAAAAAGGAAAGAGACAAAAAAGGGATTTGATAGATGAATAA
- a CDS encoding type II toxin-antitoxin system HicB family antitoxin, whose protein sequence is MKKHGYKILIEKDEDGVYVATVPELKGCHTQAKTLKELYPRIEEAIELYIKFEEKEVNKAITEAEVEYSANNRLLDAREALSELREKYFK, encoded by the coding sequence TTGAAAAAACATGGCTACAAAATTTTGATAGAAAAAGATGAAGATGGTGTTTATGTAGCAACAGTACCAGAATTAAAGGGTTGTCATACACAGGCAAAAACTTTGAAAGAATTATACCCTCGAATAGAAGAAGCAATTGAATTATATATTAAATTTGAAGAAAAAGAAGTAAATAAAGCTATCACTGAAGCTGAAGTCGAGTATTCAGCTAATAACAGACTTCTTGATGCAAGAGAAGCCCTCTCAGAGTTAAGAGAAAAGTATTTCAAATAA
- a CDS encoding DUF3626 domain-containing protein, with product MSYELVLKELRKKDEVIMIRDYELKTIKHICTHAKKQESEKLSLIEELCNGFSYDIDVLINKLLSAAVTINFHADRLSNNGAMIIENLIDDGMYFGQFKTGTTNGGKTAYIGGDRFLWEQRLFSNIYPENTTDRPKYGALNIFEYLDGASPRFGSCYFALKPDIISRCTFAYGDSSTNPDILCTADSFYGILAGLLLDVKQNGRLLDKENYTIDMAIDELMSIGDNKQRILGRNLDYCIETHIHGDIMLNEDIESLYMDESFRNTDINKYANILCERYDIKLEWIPVRQIRIDDIGDEFRGPMIKPLAQKIDSQFGNFSGVINAWLIGKASRDSTLNPACWEDIGDKEQVFQYIKQLWHTAAYFG from the coding sequence ATGTCTTATGAGCTTGTATTAAAAGAATTGAGAAAAAAGGATGAGGTCATCATGATAAGGGATTATGAATTAAAAACAATTAAACATATATGTACTCACGCTAAAAAACAGGAATCCGAAAAATTGTCTTTGATTGAAGAGCTTTGTAATGGGTTTTCTTACGATATTGATGTTTTGATAAATAAGTTATTGTCTGCTGCCGTAACCATTAATTTTCATGCTGACAGGCTCTCCAATAACGGGGCAATGATAATTGAAAACTTAATTGATGACGGCATGTATTTCGGACAATTCAAAACCGGAACGACCAACGGAGGAAAAACCGCATATATCGGCGGAGACAGATTTTTGTGGGAGCAGCGCCTTTTTTCAAATATATATCCCGAAAATACAACAGACAGGCCAAAGTACGGAGCATTAAATATATTTGAATATTTGGACGGAGCCTCTCCAAGATTCGGCTCCTGCTATTTTGCTTTAAAACCAGATATAATATCCCGGTGTACTTTTGCATACGGAGACAGTTCAACCAACCCAGATATACTATGTACTGCAGATTCATTTTACGGTATTTTAGCTGGGCTTTTGCTGGATGTGAAACAGAACGGTAGATTATTGGACAAAGAGAATTATACAATAGATATGGCTATAGATGAATTGATGTCTATAGGGGATAACAAGCAAAGAATTCTCGGGAGAAACCTGGATTATTGCATTGAAACTCATATTCACGGTGATATCATGCTGAATGAAGATATTGAATCACTTTACATGGATGAAAGCTTCAGAAATACTGATATCAATAAATATGCAAATATTCTGTGTGAAAGATATGATATTAAATTAGAATGGATACCTGTGCGGCAAATAAGGATTGATGATATCGGTGATGAGTTCAGAGGTCCTATGATTAAGCCTCTTGCTCAAAAAATTGACAGCCAATTCGGTAATTTCTCAGGAGTAATAAATGCTTGGCTGATTGGTAAAGCATCCCGGGACAGCACATTAAATCCTGCTTGTTGGGAAGATATAGGGGATAAGGAGCAAGTTTTTCAATATATCAAGCAGCTGTGGCATACTGCAGCATACTTTGGGTAA
- a CDS encoding ABC transporter ATP-binding protein codes for MSEQRKARPQGPIGRGPMGGGIAEKPKNFKETWLKLVVYCIKYLPAVIIALVLAAIGTVLQIIGPDKLKEMTNEIMKGLPALVNGKPVLGAIDFQTVESIAYLLAAFYAASTILSFIQGYMMATVTQKISKNMRTDISQKINRLPLKYFDKVSYGDVLSRVTNDVDTIGQTLNQSIGTLVTSITMFIGSAVMMFYNNWIMALTAIGASILGFALMSVIMTSSQKYFIRQQNDLGAVNGHVEEVYSGHNVVKAYNGGKEAKRFFENVNQSLYDSGWKSQFMSGLMMPLMMFIGNFSYVAVCVVGAALAMNGTITFGVIVAFMLYIRLFTQPLSQMAQAFQNMQRTAAASERVFNFIDEEELSDESQKTKRLHNVKGDVEFRHVKFGYTPDKAIINDFSAQIKAGQKVAIVGPTGAGKTTIVNLLMRFYELDGGEILIDGIPENQVPRENVHEQFGMVLQDTWLFEGTIKENIVYCKQDVTDEQVVAACKAVGLHHFIKTLPRGYDTALNDKANLSQGQKQLVTIARAMIQNAPMLILDEATSSVDTRTELLIQEAMDKLTQGRTSFVIAHRLSTIKNADLILVMKDGDIIESGSHKGLLSQGGFYADLYNSQFEPAV; via the coding sequence ATGAGTGAACAGAGGAAAGCAAGGCCCCAGGGTCCAATTGGCAGAGGCCCCATGGGAGGGGGCATAGCCGAGAAGCCTAAGAATTTTAAAGAGACCTGGCTCAAGCTGGTTGTCTATTGCATAAAATATCTGCCGGCGGTGATAATAGCCCTTGTTTTGGCGGCCATAGGAACGGTACTTCAGATTATCGGACCTGATAAGCTGAAGGAAATGACAAATGAAATTATGAAAGGACTGCCGGCGCTGGTGAACGGCAAACCGGTTCTGGGCGCAATTGACTTTCAAACGGTGGAAAGCATCGCTTACCTGCTGGCTGCATTTTACGCCGCCTCGACAATTCTCAGCTTCATTCAGGGCTATATGATGGCGACGGTAACGCAAAAGATCAGCAAAAATATGCGTACGGACATATCTCAAAAGATTAACAGGCTGCCCTTAAAGTATTTTGATAAGGTGAGCTATGGCGATGTCTTAAGCCGGGTAACCAACGATGTTGACACAATCGGGCAAACCTTGAATCAAAGTATCGGCACCTTGGTTACATCAATTACTATGTTTATCGGGTCTGCTGTCATGATGTTCTATAACAACTGGATTATGGCACTGACTGCCATCGGCGCCAGCATTCTTGGGTTTGCCTTAATGAGCGTTATCATGACAAGTTCTCAGAAATACTTTATTCGCCAGCAAAATGATTTAGGTGCTGTCAACGGCCATGTCGAAGAAGTTTACTCCGGCCATAATGTGGTGAAGGCTTATAACGGCGGCAAGGAGGCTAAGAGATTTTTTGAAAATGTAAACCAAAGCCTTTATGACAGCGGCTGGAAGAGTCAGTTTATGTCCGGGCTGATGATGCCTTTAATGATGTTTATCGGCAACTTCAGCTATGTGGCTGTCTGTGTGGTAGGCGCGGCGCTGGCAATGAACGGTACCATAACTTTCGGTGTAATTGTAGCGTTTATGCTGTACATCCGCCTTTTTACCCAGCCCCTTTCCCAAATGGCACAAGCCTTCCAGAATATGCAAAGGACCGCTGCCGCCAGTGAGCGGGTATTTAATTTTATTGACGAGGAAGAACTGTCCGATGAAAGCCAAAAAACAAAGCGGCTTCATAATGTTAAAGGTGATGTGGAATTCCGTCATGTGAAGTTTGGATATACACCGGATAAGGCCATTATTAACGACTTCTCAGCCCAAATAAAAGCAGGACAGAAGGTGGCTATTGTCGGGCCGACGGGTGCGGGAAAAACCACAATTGTCAACTTGCTGATGCGCTTTTACGAACTGGATGGCGGAGAAATACTGATAGACGGTATTCCCGAAAACCAAGTTCCACGTGAGAACGTGCATGAGCAGTTTGGAATGGTGCTGCAGGATACATGGCTGTTCGAGGGTACCATAAAGGAAAACATCGTATATTGTAAGCAGGACGTAACAGACGAGCAGGTGGTTGCTGCCTGTAAAGCGGTTGGACTTCACCATTTTATCAAGACTCTTCCTCGAGGATATGATACGGCGCTGAATGACAAAGCAAACCTGTCCCAAGGGCAAAAACAGCTTGTCACAATTGCCAGGGCTATGATTCAAAACGCTCCGATGCTGATATTGGACGAGGCGACAAGCAGTGTGGATACCCGCACCGAATTGTTGATTCAGGAGGCAATGGACAAATTAACACAGGGCCGCACCTCCTTTGTCATTGCCCACCGATTGTCCACCATCAAAAACGCCGACTTGATTTTGGTGATGAAAGACGGAGACATCATTGAAAGCGGCAGCCATAAAGGATTGCTGTCCCAGGGAGGGTTCTACGCCGACCTTTACAACAGCCAGTTTGAACCTGCTGTATAA
- a CDS encoding ABC transporter ATP-binding protein produces MIKILRYLKPKEWILVSLSLVFIVAQVWLDLKSPDYMAEITVLVQTPGSAMRDIWLAGGKMLLCTLGSLASAIIVGFFAARIAATFSKQLRSLLFNKVESFSMEEINRFSTDSLITRSSNDITQIQILITMGLQLIIKAPIMVVWAITKIAGKGFEWMLTTGVAVAVLVVMVGFIMIFVIPKFKKMQTLTDNMNRITRENLTGLRVVRAYNAEDYQEKKFEEANEELTGTQLYTSRAMAILMPVIMMIMSGLSLAIYWIGAYLINAAEMMDKLTLFSNMVVFSSYAIQVIMSFMMLVMIFIMLPRAGVSAKRINEVLDTEPTILDGSQIDGASGLAGEVTFEHVSFKYPDAADYALEDISFTVKQGETIAFIGSTGSGKTTLVNLVPRFFDATEGEILIDGVNIKDYSLEALHNKIGYVPQKAVLFKGTVSSNVAYGDNGGDGFTSDEIRKAAAIAQGADFVEQMDGGYEADIAQGGTNLSGGQKQRLSIARAVCRKPEIYIFDDSFSALDYKTDRILRSALKKETAGVTSMIVAQRIGTIMDADQIIVLHEGKIAGKGKHKELLQTCEVYRQIAMSQLSEEELVS; encoded by the coding sequence ATGATTAAAATTTTAAGATATTTAAAGCCGAAAGAATGGATTCTCGTATCTTTAAGCCTTGTGTTTATCGTAGCACAGGTCTGGCTTGATTTGAAGTCGCCGGACTATATGGCGGAAATCACAGTGCTGGTGCAAACTCCCGGCAGCGCCATGAGGGATATCTGGCTGGCCGGGGGCAAAATGCTTCTTTGTACCCTTGGCAGTTTGGCATCTGCCATTATCGTTGGATTTTTTGCCGCCCGGATTGCCGCCACATTTTCTAAGCAGCTGCGCAGCCTGTTATTTAATAAGGTGGAGTCCTTTTCCATGGAGGAAATCAACCGTTTTTCCACCGATAGCCTTATTACCCGTTCCTCCAACGACATTACGCAGATTCAAATACTGATTACAATGGGGCTGCAGCTTATCATCAAAGCTCCGATTATGGTTGTATGGGCCATCACAAAAATTGCAGGAAAAGGTTTTGAATGGATGCTGACGACAGGGGTGGCAGTTGCGGTTTTGGTTGTGATGGTTGGATTTATCATGATTTTCGTCATACCGAAATTCAAAAAAATGCAAACCTTAACAGATAATATGAACCGGATTACCCGCGAAAACCTGACAGGGCTCAGGGTGGTAAGGGCTTATAACGCTGAGGATTACCAGGAGAAAAAGTTCGAAGAAGCAAACGAGGAATTAACCGGCACCCAGCTTTATACCAGCAGGGCTATGGCAATTTTGATGCCGGTCATAATGATGATCATGAGCGGGCTGTCCCTTGCAATCTATTGGATAGGTGCATACTTGATTAACGCTGCGGAAATGATGGATAAACTGACATTGTTTTCGAATATGGTGGTATTCTCCAGTTATGCAATACAGGTGATTATGTCCTTTATGATGCTGGTCATGATTTTCATCATGCTCCCCCGGGCCGGCGTTTCTGCCAAGCGCATAAACGAGGTGCTGGATACCGAACCGACGATACTCGATGGCAGCCAGATAGATGGGGCCTCAGGTTTAGCAGGTGAGGTTACCTTCGAGCACGTGAGCTTCAAATACCCTGACGCGGCGGATTATGCGCTGGAGGATATAAGCTTCACTGTAAAGCAGGGCGAAACCATCGCCTTTATCGGCTCCACAGGCAGCGGTAAGACAACGCTTGTAAATCTTGTACCCCGTTTCTTTGATGCAACCGAGGGGGAAATCTTGATTGATGGTGTAAATATCAAGGATTACTCCCTGGAAGCTTTACACAATAAAATCGGCTATGTGCCCCAAAAAGCGGTTCTGTTCAAAGGCACGGTCTCCTCCAATGTGGCATACGGAGATAACGGAGGGGATGGCTTTACTTCAGATGAAATCAGAAAAGCAGCCGCAATTGCCCAAGGGGCGGATTTTGTGGAACAAATGGACGGCGGGTATGAAGCGGACATTGCCCAAGGCGGTACAAATTTATCCGGCGGCCAGAAACAGAGGCTTTCAATTGCCCGTGCGGTTTGCAGGAAGCCGGAAATTTATATCTTTGATGATTCCTTCTCAGCCCTGGACTATAAAACCGACCGGATTCTGCGCAGCGCTCTTAAAAAAGAAACCGCCGGGGTTACCAGCATGATTGTCGCTCAGCGCATCGGAACAATTATGGACGCCGACCAGATTATCGTACTCCATGAAGGTAAAATTGCCGGAAAGGGTAAACACAAAGAGCTTTTGCAAACTTGTGAAGTTTACAGGCAAATTGCCATGAGCCAATTAAGCGAGGAGGAGCTTGTATCATGA
- a CDS encoding MmcQ/YjbR family DNA-binding protein, which produces MDFEKLKIYCLSKKGAYEDFPFDSSTLTFRVSGKMFALTDIDKMPMYVNLKCDPYLSIFLREEHEGVTPGYHMNKKHWNTVILDGGIPDEKICWMIDMSYELVLKGLSKKDREVLLKK; this is translated from the coding sequence ATGGATTTTGAAAAACTGAAGATATATTGCTTAAGTAAAAAAGGCGCATATGAGGATTTTCCCTTTGACAGCAGCACACTGACTTTCAGAGTGAGCGGGAAGATGTTTGCTTTGACGGATATAGATAAAATGCCTATGTATGTGAATTTGAAGTGCGACCCTTACCTTAGCATATTTTTGCGGGAAGAGCATGAAGGCGTAACGCCGGGTTACCATATGAACAAGAAGCACTGGAATACTGTTATATTGGACGGCGGCATACCTGATGAGAAGATATGCTGGATGATTGATATGTCCTATGAACTTGTATTAAAGGGATTAAGCAAAAAGGACAGGGAAGTCCTTTTGAAAAAATAA
- a CDS encoding FMN-binding protein, translating to MKVSVELSDTEIVSVKVVEHKETQGISDAAIDKIPKEIVEGQTLNVDVAAGASVTSKAILDAVEDCIKQAGGDVGSLKTTAK from the coding sequence GTGAAGGTTTCCGTAGAGCTTTCCGATACTGAAATAGTTAGTGTCAAAGTGGTGGAACACAAGGAAACTCAAGGTATCAGCGACGCTGCAATTGACAAGATTCCTAAAGAGATAGTGGAAGGGCAAACCCTTAACGTGGATGTGGCAGCAGGCGCTTCGGTTACATCCAAAGCCATCCTGGATGCTGTAGAGGATTGTATAAAGCAGGCCGGAGGAGATGTCGGCTCACTTAAAACAACGGCAAAATAG
- a CDS encoding FAD-dependent oxidoreductase: MKSIKKVLALSLSVMLLISACGKPADSPQPSQQEGFEIIYTPGTYSGTTSSFSGPLTVDVTVDESSIKDIKLTEFNDSVMVGDTAFETISRDIMEHQSLKVDMVAGASISSSAVIRAITDALSKTGANIDALKAKEIVKAAPGKLDLETDVVVVGSGLAGVSAAITAAENGAKVMLLERLGRLGGTSALSAGWVHAAGTDIQEKNNVKDSAEKFYEDWMMLAERAKDEYVEPDMVKYITDHSAENIQWLIDHGVKMMDSIFAAGIYEGRNIPRIHQTEGGKGYIIKYLMEDVNDLGIEVRVNTRATELIKEGDKVTGVKAVDKDGNEVTVKAKSVILASGGFAGNPEMMAKYYPQYTDYINSSVNTGDTLAMGEGVGADIIVKNAAQIHHNLAADTSLGYFTPECIYVTPEGERYVDEAEYFYTRTRVLNEKGFGDTHMIIPQMLYDAHKEGIDKALETGKAFKTDTIEELAQKMGMKPEVLKNTIDRYNEMVKAKKDTDFNKPSEYLYPIEAPYIGLDLTGNLNDTYVSLRINMNAQVIDKSGNVINGLYAVGAAASAQTLNQEYIGSGSALLNGLTFGNVAGVHAAKNE; this comes from the coding sequence ATGAAATCAATCAAAAAAGTACTTGCATTAAGTTTATCAGTCATGCTGCTGATCTCCGCATGCGGTAAACCGGCAGATTCACCGCAGCCATCACAGCAAGAGGGTTTCGAAATTATCTATACTCCGGGTACCTATTCGGGAACCACAAGCAGCTTTAGCGGCCCGCTCACTGTAGATGTTACTGTAGATGAAAGCTCCATTAAAGATATTAAGCTTACAGAGTTTAATGACTCTGTCATGGTTGGTGACACAGCCTTTGAAACCATCAGCAGGGATATTATGGAACATCAGTCACTGAAGGTGGACATGGTTGCGGGAGCATCAATATCCAGTTCAGCGGTAATCAGGGCTATTACGGATGCTCTTTCTAAAACAGGAGCAAATATTGATGCCCTTAAGGCAAAGGAGATTGTAAAGGCAGCTCCCGGTAAACTGGATTTAGAAACCGATGTTGTTGTGGTAGGTTCGGGATTGGCCGGGGTTTCTGCCGCTATCACAGCTGCTGAAAACGGTGCAAAGGTTATGCTTCTGGAAAGGTTAGGACGCCTCGGAGGAACTTCAGCCTTATCAGCAGGATGGGTACATGCAGCAGGAACAGATATTCAGGAGAAAAATAATGTCAAAGACAGCGCTGAAAAATTCTATGAAGACTGGATGATGCTTGCCGAAAGGGCAAAGGATGAATATGTTGAACCGGATATGGTAAAATACATTACCGATCATTCTGCCGAGAATATACAATGGCTTATTGATCATGGCGTCAAGATGATGGACAGTATTTTTGCCGCCGGTATTTACGAAGGAAGGAATATCCCCCGCATTCATCAGACAGAAGGCGGTAAGGGCTATATAATTAAATACCTTATGGAAGACGTTAATGACTTAGGTATCGAAGTTCGCGTCAACACACGGGCAACGGAATTGATTAAAGAAGGAGATAAGGTTACAGGCGTAAAGGCTGTTGACAAAGACGGCAATGAGGTTACTGTTAAAGCAAAGTCAGTTATACTTGCTTCCGGCGGTTTTGCCGGCAACCCTGAAATGATGGCAAAATATTATCCGCAATATACAGATTATATAAATTCCTCTGTAAATACCGGCGATACTCTGGCCATGGGAGAAGGTGTGGGAGCCGACATAATCGTTAAAAACGCAGCGCAAATTCATCATAATCTTGCAGCAGATACTTCCCTTGGCTATTTTACACCGGAATGCATATATGTAACGCCAGAGGGAGAACGTTATGTTGACGAAGCGGAATATTTTTATACCCGTACACGGGTGCTGAATGAAAAGGGCTTCGGCGATACCCATATGATTATCCCGCAAATGCTGTACGATGCTCATAAAGAAGGAATAGACAAAGCCCTGGAAACTGGAAAAGCATTTAAAACAGATACAATTGAAGAGCTTGCCCAAAAGATGGGTATGAAGCCGGAAGTGCTGAAAAATACAATTGACAGGTACAATGAGATGGTTAAGGCAAAAAAAGATACTGATTTTAACAAGCCTTCCGAGTATTTATATCCAATTGAGGCTCCTTATATAGGATTGGATCTTACAGGAAACCTCAACGACACTTATGTCAGCCTGCGTATCAATATGAATGCACAGGTCATTGATAAAAGCGGTAATGTTATCAATGGATTATATGCAGTAGGCGCCGCGGCAAGCGCGCAGACTTTAAATCAGGAATATATAGGCAGCGGTTCGGCATTATTAAACGGTTTGACCTTCGGAAACGTAGCAGGAGTTCACGCAGCCAAAAACGAATAA
- a CDS encoding MerR family transcriptional regulator yields the protein MVWREGVRKIRISEFAQKHNISQSTVRHYIDFGLLVAQKNGSHYRFHEDDSRDIERIMNLKQLDFSLPEIQKILTFQRLTGGKADEYKKMYLSLLESKEEQIIQAQQKYEKMSYYLKETINSLKSGEMNRSGKLGFPLSSVGMLQCPCCGAALNISAGTIENNMLIEGSIKCKCGYSAIIQDGIYIDEKAARQKLLYGKPMPDGKEYLRVASPGFINFRYKGMGILIDSMHKHCKEPEYIMEFNLCVGYFLNQYIKHIPGNAIYILVDYDKDRIAHLKSSLETGNEHKNFIFLCCDVDGIPLRNSSIDIIIDYWMTKDFAQSNNQPLLDIVLPFLKHGGLLAGIYPNLHKVKGIDNTLPQIEDYFNREKILKKLTDLNLKQLDVADMGPVIEKNRYNMDIYDREIYQTIYVGKK from the coding sequence ATTGTCTGGCGAGAGGGGGTAAGAAAAATTAGAATCAGTGAATTTGCTCAAAAACATAATATTTCTCAAAGTACTGTAAGGCACTATATTGATTTCGGTCTGCTGGTTGCACAAAAAAATGGAAGTCATTACAGATTTCATGAAGACGACAGCAGAGACATAGAAAGAATTATGAACTTAAAGCAATTGGATTTTTCTTTGCCGGAAATTCAGAAGATATTAACCTTTCAAAGGCTCACGGGCGGTAAAGCAGATGAATATAAAAAAATGTATTTATCTTTATTGGAGAGTAAGGAAGAACAGATCATACAGGCGCAGCAAAAGTATGAGAAGATGAGCTATTATCTTAAAGAAACAATTAACTCATTAAAAAGCGGTGAAATGAACAGAAGCGGTAAATTAGGTTTTCCATTGTCTTCTGTAGGAATGTTACAGTGTCCATGCTGTGGGGCGGCCTTGAATATTTCAGCCGGGACTATAGAGAATAACATGCTTATAGAGGGAAGCATCAAATGCAAATGCGGTTATAGTGCTATAATACAGGATGGTATTTATATTGATGAAAAGGCAGCAAGGCAAAAATTATTATACGGAAAGCCTATGCCTGACGGGAAGGAATATCTAAGGGTAGCATCCCCCGGTTTTATAAACTTCCGTTATAAAGGGATGGGCATATTGATTGACAGCATGCATAAGCATTGCAAAGAGCCTGAATATATTATGGAGTTTAACTTATGTGTAGGATATTTCCTCAATCAATATATTAAGCATATACCTGGAAACGCCATATATATCCTGGTTGATTACGATAAAGACAGAATAGCCCATTTAAAAAGCAGTCTGGAAACAGGTAATGAGCATAAAAATTTCATATTTTTATGCTGCGATGTTGACGGAATACCGCTCAGGAATTCGTCCATTGATATAATTATTGATTATTGGATGACAAAAGATTTCGCCCAATCGAATAATCAACCTTTACTTGATATAGTGCTGCCTTTTTTAAAGCATGGAGGCTTGTTGGCAGGGATATATCCAAATTTGCATAAAGTAAAGGGGATTGATAATACGTTACCCCAGATAGAGGATTATTTTAACCGGGAAAAGATACTGAAAAAATTGACTGATTTAAATTTGAAACAATTGGATGTTGCAGATATGGGACCGGTTATTGAAAAAAACCGATATAATATGGATATCTATGACAGGGAAATATATCAGACCATTTATGTGGGGAAAAAATAA